Proteins found in one Diorhabda sublineata isolate icDioSubl1.1 chromosome 9, icDioSubl1.1, whole genome shotgun sequence genomic segment:
- the LOC130448997 gene encoding uncharacterized protein LOC130448997 yields MAELGKLIKKRGVIKAQLTIFTKAVNEFATISNLSQTEVTKLKDRLRDAENYLDEFKSYQLEIELQDDINLDEQLIERERFENSYYDAIAVAKNILQSYNNHDNDTNLSVISDKACCKNEGIKLPDISLPKFSGNFEDWLEFRDTYKSLIHDRKNMPLLIDTVLGWVVSGQISTNNVEKASCNLSINQELLNSIAKFWEIEEISSTRQLSPDEQFCEDNFIKTTTRDANGRFTVTIPLKQQPSSLGESKAQAEKRFYALERKFRRDPMLHSRYIQFMNEYKELGHMTICNGNDSSFEYFMPHHGVLREESLTTKLRVVFDASAPSSNGLSFNNIQVIGPVLQDDLLSIVLRFRKYNYVVSADIVKMYRQISITPEQRHLQKIVWRENPSDNLEVYQLNTVTYGQASASYLAIRCLAKLAEDIQEMNPEIAEIIKHDFYVDDLLTGAPTLEHAQYICKAISDTLKSGCFALRKWCSNDTNALKNISSNDLKSDILEFAHDGKTKTLGLIWVCNNDKLQYKIHTNPIGTKVTKRTILSTISKIFDILGLLSPCTIIAKMIMQKLWENKLAWDDAIPKAISENWVRLEKELLILNDLELNRQAICKNAVELQLHGFADASEKAYGACVYLRSIDSDQKVHVSLLCAKAKVAPIKTIPIPRLELCAALLLARLTDKAKTALKIQFKSFTLWSDSTIALAWVRTSPNLLKTFTAHRVAEIQSLTKHADWRHIPTHDNPADIASRGIYPSQILNSDLWWRGPTWLAKDPSFWPNDKLEVLHDLPELKSSLLTNVAPPTLSFPFERFSNFSRMQRTMAYILRFKDNCLQRNRRRGGSLTVQELSDSLKCLIRICQSQSYSTEIETLKNNKPLSSHSNLLSLSPFLEPDGLLRVGGRLKHSNYSFGKRHPILINSKHHFSKLLFLQEHERLLHGGPQLLLSTIRENYWVISGRNLARKTVKNCVKCFKFNAKTIQPIMANLPRDRTNPSSAFSIVGVDYAGPFMINDKKGRGCRLSKCYIGVFICLSTKAVHLELISSLSSESFIQALYRFVSRRGKPSKILSDNGTSFVGAQRELKDFLKHGSNTIIEKCSSQNIEWSFIPPYSPHFGGLWEAAVKSVKHHLRRVLTQVHLSFEEFATVLAQIEAILNSRPLCPLSSDPNDFGPLTPAHFLIGRPIIAAPDQDVTDIKMNRLSRFQLVQQLAQHFWNRWKSEYIAELQRRTKWKSNQGHLVEDSLVLVKGENTMPTQWLLGRISKLHRGPDGVPPAEDIVVTREALEKQSSTSTRRLLDSLGPSKDTIHRHGVSEEIKHPKKNRFEFVRYQKNSPVQIGFTVTIN; encoded by the exons ATGGCAGAACTTGGCaaactaataaagaaaagagGTGTAATTAAAGCTCAGTTAACTATTTTCACAAAAGCGGTAAATGAATTTGCAACTATATCTAATTTAAGCCAAACagaagttacaaaattaaaagataggttACGTGATGCCGAAAATTATCTTGACGAATTCAAATCATATCAATTAGAAATAGAGTTACAGGATGATATAAATTTAGATGAGCAATTAATCGAACGAGagagatttgaaaattcatattatgatGCAATCGCTGTtgctaaaaacattttacaaagcTACAATAATCACGATAATGATACAAATCTTAGCGTGATTTCAGACAAAGCTTGTTGTAAAAACGAGGGTATAAAGCTTCCGGATATATCACTTCCTAAATTCAGTGGAAACTTTGAAGATTGGTTAGAATTCAGGGACACATATAAAAGCCTTATTCATgata gaaaaaatatgccGCTATTAATTGATACAGTGCTAGGTTGGGTTGTATCTGGGCAAATAAGTACTAACAACGTTGAAAAGGCTTCTTGTAATTTAAGTATAAACCaggaattattaaattcaatagcCAAATTTTGGGAAATCGAGGAAATATCTAGCACGCGACAACTTTCTCCAGATGAACAATTTTGCGAGGACAATTTCATCAAAACTACTACCAGAGACGCGAACGGACGTTTTACAGTCACTATACCTTTGAAGCAACAACCTTCTAGTTTAGGTGAGTCGAAAGCTCAAGCCGAAAAACGTTTCTATGCATTAGAACGAAAATTCAGGAGAGATCCAATGCTGCACAGcagatatatacaatttatgaaCGAGTATAAAGAGCTAGGCCATATGACAATTTGTAACGGCAATGATTCAAGCTTCGAATATTTCATGCCGCATCACGGAGTTTTGAGAGAAGAGAGTTTGACCACAAAACTACGGGTAGTTTTCGATGCATCAGCGCCCTCTAGCAACGGTCTATCCTTCAACAATATTCAAGTCATTGGACCCGTTTTACAAGACGATTTACTATCAATAGTCTTAAGGTTTAGGAAATATAACTATGTAGTTTCGGCAGACATAGTTAAAATGTACCGGCAAATTTCAATAACGCCCGAGCAAAggcatttgcaaaaaattgtatggCGCGAAAATCCGAGTGATAACCTGGAAGTCTACCAGCTAAATACCGTTACATACGGGCAAGCCTCTGCCAGTTATCTTGCAATACGCTGTTTAGCTAAACTCGCTGAGGATATTCAAGAAATGAACCCGGAAATAGCCGAAATCATTAAGCACGACTTTTATGTAGATGACCTGTTAACAGGTGCACCTACACTTGAGCATGCGCAATACATATGTAAAGCGATAAGTGACACTCTTAAATCGGGATGTTTCGCACTCCGAAAATGGTGCTCTAACGACACCAACGCGctcaaaaatataagttcaaatgatttaaaatccGATATACTAGAATTTGCGCATGAtggcaaaacaaaaacattaggCTTGATATGGGTTTGCAATAACGACAagcttcaatataaaattcataccAATCCTATAGGTACAAAGGTCACAAAACGCACAATTTTATctactatatcaaaaatattcgacATCCTTGGTTTACTAAGCCCATGTACTATTATCGCAAAAATGATAATgcaaaaattatgggaaaataaATTAGCTTGGGATGACGCTATTCCAAAAGCTATATCTGAAAATTGGGTAAGGTTGGAGAAGGAGCTTCTTATTTTGAACGATCTTGAGTTAAACAGACAAGCTATTTGCAAGAATGCTGTTGAATTACAACTGCATGGTTTCGCTGACGCTTCGGAAAAGGCTTACGGAGCCTGTGTTTATTTGAGAAGTATTGATTCCGATCAAAAGGTTCATGTATCCCTGTTATGCGCCAAAGCAAAGGTGGCacctataaaaacaataccaaTCCCGCGGTTGGAATTATGCGCAGCATTGCTTCTAGCCCGCCTAACAGATAAAGCTAAAACtgctttgaaaattcaattcaaatctttcACACTTTGGTCGGACTCAACTATAGCTCTAGCTTGGGTACGCACAAGCCCGAATCTGCTAAAAACATTCACGGCCCATAGAGTGGCAGAAATTCAGTCTCTCACTAAACACGCCGATTGGAGGCACATCCCCACCCACGATAATCCAGCAGATATTGCTTCAAGGGGAATATATCCTAGTCAAATTTTAAACTCTGATTTGTGGTGGCGCGGCCCTACTTGGCTAGCTAAGGACCCAAGTTTTTGGCCCAATGACAAGCTGGAGGTGCTTCATGATTTACCTGAACTTAAATCCAGTCTTCTGACCAATGTTGCGCCCCCTACTCTGAGTTTtccctttgaacgtttttcaaatttctcaagaaTGCAACGAACAATGGCATACATTTTACGATTTAAGGATAATTGTCTTCAGAGAAATCGCAGAAGAGGCGGTTCTCTTACAGTACAGGAGTTAAGTGATTCTCTAAAATGTCTCATTCGAATTTGTCAATCTCAATCGTATTCTACcgaaattgaaacattgaaaaataacaagcCTTTGAGCTCCCATAGTAATCTATTAAGTCTTAGTCCCTTTCTAGAACCCGATGGTTTGCTACGCGTAGGAGGGCgactaaaacattcaaattactCCTTTGGCAAAAGGCATCCAATTTTGATCAATTCAAAGCATCATTTTTCAAAGCTACTATTTTTACAAGAACATGAACGCCTATTGCATGGCGGCCCTCAGCTGCTCTTAAGCACTATAAGAGAAAATTACTGGGTTATATCCGGTAGAAATCTTGCACGAAAGACTGTTAAGAATTGTGTGAAATGCTTCAAATTCAATGCTAAAACCATACAGCCAATTATGGCCAACTTACCGCGCGATAGAACTAATCCTTCTAGTGCATTTTCAATAGTGGGAGTTGATTACGCGGGGCCATTTATGATTAACGATAAGAAAGGTAGAGGTTGTCGTTTAAGTAAATGTTATATTGgcgtatttatttgtttatcaactAAAGCAGTCCATTTGGAATTGATTTCTAGCCTTTCTTCAGAATCATTTATTCAGGCGCTATATCGTTTTGTCTCTAGACGAGGCAAaccatcaaaaatattgtcCGACAATGGAACAAGCTTCGTCGGGGCACAGCGAGAGCTAAAGGATTTTCTAAAACATGGCAGCAACACTATAATCGAGAAATGTAGCTCTCAGAATATAGAGTGGAGTTTTATACCACCCTACTCTCCTCATTTCGGAGGTTTGTGGGAAGCAGCTGTCAAAAGCGTAAAGCATCATTTAAGGCGCGTTTTGACCCAAGTTCATTTATCATTTGAAGAATTTGCCACAGTTCTCGCACAAATCGAGGCGATTTTGAATTCGCGTCCTTTATGCCCACTGAGCTCTGATCCCAACGATTTTGGACCTCTTACCCCAGCTCACTTCTTGATTGGAAGACCAATAATTGCAGCACCTGATCAAGATGTCACCGACATAAAAATGAATCGACTTTCCAGATTTCAGCTCGTACAACAATTAGCACAGCACTTCTGGAACAGATGGAAATCTGAGTACATTGCGGAGCTCCAAAGACGCACCAAATGGAAGTCCAACCAAGGCCATCTAGTAGAAGATTCTCTCGTTTTAGTGAAAGGCGAGAACACTATGCCCACTCAGTGGTTATTAGGTAGAATCAGCAAGCTCCATAGAGGCCCTGACG GTGTTCCACCTGCGGAGGATATTGTGGTTACTAGAGAAGCCTTAGAAAAACAATCTAGTACCAGCACTCGCAGATTATTGGACTCCCTTGGACCTTCTAAAGATACCATACATCGGCATGGagtatctgaagaaataaaacatccgaaaaaaaatagatttgaatTCGTCCGATACCAGAAAAATTCGCCGGTCCAAATCGGTTTTACAGTGACCATTAATTAA